The DNA region CTTCGGGCAAAAAGAAGGGGCGGCGGATCGTGTGATCCGCCGCCCCTCTTTATGTGTCGGTTCTGACCGGGATCAGAAGCGGAAGTTCACACCCACGAAGAAGTCGCGGCCGAGAACATCGAAGAAGCTCGGCAGAGTGTTGGCCTGTTCCTGCGCAGTGCCGAGGATCGGCGGCTGCTTATCGAACAGGTTGTTCACGCCCGCGTTGATCTGCAGCGTTTCGCTGATATCGGCGCTCAGAGCGAGGTCGATGTAGTTGTACGCATCGATGTACGGAGTCGGGATCAGCGCAGGATCAAGACCGGTACGGGTGGTGCCCGTGAAGGTGTTATTGATCCGGAAGTCCTGCGTGCTGCCTTCGTAGCGCCAGCGCACCGACGCGGTGAGCGGGCCGCCCGAGTAGCTCACGCGAACATTGTGACGATACTCGGGTGCACCGAAGGTACCTTCGTTGATGTTCACGCGCTCCGGGACGAGAAGCAGCGGGGTGTTGCGCAGCTTGTCGAGCCAGGTGCCGAGGTAGAAGAACGACAGATCACCACCGAACAGCGGAACCGAGTAATCGACCTGGAAGTCGATACCCGAGGTTTCCAGACGCCCGACGTTGGCCGAACCGATCAGCGGGTTGCGACCGCCGGCGGTTTCACCCAGCGCCCCGTTGACGGGGTTGCGGGTCCCGAAGAACGGCTGGCAAAGCTGATCGGCGGGGTCGCGGATGGTGTTGAAGCAGAAGTCGATCGAGTTGGCGAAACCGCCACCAAGAACGCCGATGGTGCCGTCGATCACGATGTTGAAGTAGTCGACAGTCACGTTCAGACGCGGAATGAAGGTCGGCTGGATCACCGCACCAACCGTCCAGGTGTCCGACGTTTCCTCAAGCACGTTCGGGTTGCCACCGAAGTTCGCCTGGATCTGCGCTGCCGGCTGGACGCTACGCTGGAACACGTTCGCTGCGGGCACGCCCGACTGGATGCAGAAGGCCCGGAGTTCAGCGGTCTGCTGAGCCACCGGTCCACGATCCGAGCAGGGGTCGATCGCACCGGGGAAGCCGGTCGAAGCACCGCCGAACAGATCCTGCGTGTTCGGCGCGCGCACCGCACGAGCGTAGGTGCCGCGGAAACGCAGGCCTTCGAAGGGAGCGAGATCCCCACCCAGGTTGTAGGTGAAAGTACCTGCGATGGCCGGGAGCGAGTAGTCCGAGTAACGGAACGCGCCGTTGAGTTCGAGACGGTGGATGATGCTGTCTTCGAGGATCGGCACACGAACTTCGCCGAACACTTCGCGCACATCATACGAACCAGCGGTCGGCTGGCCGGCGTTGAACCCGAGCACGTCGCCTGACGACAGGAATTCGTCAGGAATGAACTCAGCGCGAACCTTACGGTATTCCACACCAGCCGCGAAAGCCACATCTTCAGCGCCCAGGCCAAGGCTGAACAGTTCGCCGTTGATCGAAGCAACGCCGTTGATCAGTTCCGAAGTGGTCACGTTGGTGGCGTTGACCGAGATGTAGTCAATCGCACCCTGGCTCGCGAGACTGAGACCGAACGGGTTGACCGGAACACACCCGGCACTGCGAGCTGCCGCGCTCTGGCAACGCAGTTCGGTGGTGCTGCCCGGCACGAACTCAACGGTCAGCGCGTTGATATAACGGCTGCGCGAGATGTTGCCGCGCTGAAGCACGGTGTTCGTGGTGCGCGAGTAGTTGTAGTACGCGTCGAACCGCAGGCTGTCGGTGATGTCGCCGCGAACACCGCCGAGGACGCGGAAGGCATCACGGTCAAAGTTCGAGATACGACCCGACAGCTGGTTGAAGCGGAAGCTCACCTGCGTGTCGCGATAGTTGGGACCGAGCGCCGCGTTGGCCGGGTTCGTGTTGAGAACGGCGCGGGTCTGGTCGTTGAAGAACGGGCTGTTAACGAACAGCGGAGCGCTGACACCAGCCGGGGTGGGCGCGAGCTGGGTCGGGACTTCGTTACGAACGAAGCTGACTTCGGCGTAAGCTTCGATCCCGTCCGTGAACTCGTAACGACCATAGGCACCACCAAGGTAACGTTCCTGGCCGAGCTGGAGGTAGTTGTCGGGAGCGAAGTTGTAGAGATCAGCCGGATCCTGGAACGTGCGCGAGCCGCCACCAGTGGGGTTGAAGATGAAGGTGCCAGCCGGCGCCACGAAGGTTGCGATCGGGCCGGTCGGCGAACCGCCGGGCAGGTAGCCAAGCTCACCACCGCGAGTCGCACAGTTAGCCGCCGCAATACCGCCCGAGAACGGACGACCAATGCCCTGCGCATCGGCGCTGCCGGGAGCGATACAACCGTCAGCAGCCGCACGACGCGAGAACTCTCGCGCGCCCTGGAAGACCGGGTCACGACGGCTGTACGAGCTGTACAGGGTCACCGCACCGCGGCCATCGTCGAACGCCGAACCGATTGCGGCATTGAACTGGTAACGCGCGCCGTCACCCTCGCCAGTCAGCGAGTAAGTGCCGTTCAGCTCGAGGCCTTCGATTTCACGCAGGTTGAAGTTCACAACACCCGAAACAGCGTCGGTACCGTAAATCGCCGAAGCGCCGCCGGTCAGAACTTCGACGTTGCTGAGCAGGAACTGCGGAATGGTGTTGGCATCAACCAGCTGGTTGGTGTCAGCCAACATCCAGCGGCGGCCGTTAACCAGCACCAGGGTGCGGGTGGCGCCAAGGTTGCGCAGGTTCAGGGTGACGTTACCGTTGCCCGGGTTGTTCGAGAAGCCCGTGACGCCGGGAAGGACCTGCGGCAGGGTGTTGAGCACCTGCTCAACGTTGACGGCGCCGGTCAGGCGGAATTCTTCAGACGAAACCACGGCGACCGGGTTGGTCGACTGGAGATCGGTGCGCTGAATGCGCGAACCGGTCACGACAATGGCGGTGGATTCGGTTGTTTCTTCAGCCGAGCCCGAAACAGTCTCGGTCTGAGCGTAGGCCGGTGCGGCGAACACGGCGCCAGCCATGATCGTCCCGGCGAGCAGCGATGCCTTGTGGAAGCGTTGCATTTTGCAGGTCCCCTGATTGCACGCGGACAAGGTGCCCGCGTTGTAGTGTTAGCCGCTTAAGACAATCGCGTTCCTGCCTGCAATTGGGCGGATGCCAGCCAGCCACAGTTGCTTGCAGACTGTGGCAGATCGGCTACAGTCTGATTACATTACTGTGGATGTTCAGTAGATCGTACCTGCAATAGTTTGCAGATTGGCCATGCCGTTGCTGTGCCTTGGACATCGCAAGGTCGCTAAGGAGATTCGCGCATGATCGGCAAGTCAGAGAAACGTTCGGGTGCGAAGCGTCGCGTTGCGCGCGGCGGCGCAGCAATCGCCCTTCTGTTGGCCGGCGGCGTGGCTGTGGTCGCGCAGGTTCCCGGTGTCCAAGGGGCTGCTGCTCTGCTCGACGGCTTACGCGGCTGCCGCAGCATCGCGGGCGTGCCCGAGCGCTCGTCCTGCTATGACGACAAGGTTGGTGCGCTGCTCGGTGCGGTGGAAGCGGGCGAAGTCCGCCTCATTGATCAGGAGGAAGTGCGCAAGACACGGCGCCAACTGTTCGGCTTCACCTTGCCCGCGATCGACATGTTGAAGGCCGAACCCACAGAAGAGGCCGAGCCATCGGATCTGTTCGAGACTACGATCGCCAGCGGTCGCCAGACGGGGCCCCGCACTTGGCGCTTCACCACCGCCGAGGGCGCGGTCTGGGAAATCAACAGCCCGCCCCGCAAGATCGCCCCGATCATGCCGGGCGACAAGGTGGTCTTCAAGAAGGCATCGCTCGGCTATTACTTCATCCGCATAAACGGGCAGATCGGGGTCAAGGGCCGGCGGGTCATGTGATGCCAGCCATCCGTCCGGCGCCCTCGGAAAAGCAAAGGGCCCGGACATTGCTGCCCGAGCCCCCTGTGTTCTATGTTCCGCGCGTCCCTTACAAGCCGCCCGGCCCGCAATCGTTCGCGAGGTAATCTAGCATCTTCGTGTAGAACTGCTGCTGGTGGGTATACATCAGCGTATTGTAAAAGTGGTCGGCACCTTCGAGGGTTATAAATTCGCCAGTCTTGCCGGCAGCCTCGAACTTTTTCTTATAGTCGACCAGATGGTAATACAGCACGCGGCGATCATCCTCACCGTGGACCATCAGCACCGGGATATTGACCTTGTCGACTTCATTGATCGGATTGACCCCGATAGTGCCGCGCCGTCTTGACCATTCATCCAGCGCCTTGAGATCGGGATCGCGACGGCCGAAATACTGCTTTTCAGCGTCGGCCACCGCCGCCCCTGCAATCACACACTGGTAAATCTGCGGATCGCGACTGGCCGCAACAAGCGCAGCATAGCCGCCGTAAGACCATCCAAACATCGCCATCCGGTTGGGATCAACCAAGCCTTGTTCAACAAGGTAAAGCGCCCCGTCATCCTTGTCGTCCTGCATCTTGCCGCCATGTTCGCCATAGGCAGAATCGAAGTGATCCTGGCCCCAGCCAACAGACATTCGGTATTGCGGCTGAAGCACCATGTAACCGGCATTGGCCAGCAGCTGGCCCCACTCGTCATAGGTGATGATTTCGTTCACCTGCGGGCCGCCGTGCGGCAGAACGATCAGCGGGAAGGGGCCGGTGCCCTTGGGCTTGGTGACATAAGCCGGGATCACCCTGCCATCGCGCGCCTTGTAACGAATATACTCAACATCCGCCAATTGGTCCGGGTTTATAAGCGGATTACGGCTCCCCAGCTTGGCCAGCTTCCCATCCTTGACCAGCCAGAATGAACCCGGATCGTGCGGGCCGCGGTTGGTGACAATCATCGATTTGCCATCAATCGACCGGCTCGCAATATTGATCTGGTAGGCGTTGGGGATCTGCTTTTCCAACGCCTCGTAAAGAGCCTTTTCCTCTTCATCAAACCAGTGGCGTTCCAATGTCCGGCCCGAATAGCGAGCAGCCACCAGCTTGTCGTTACCCGGGATCGAGTGAAGCTGGATATCCATCACGTCGGCATCTTCAGCTTGGAACAGCTTCTTGCCGACCTTGCCCGTGGTGAAGTCGAATTCGTAAAGCGCGGCCTTGTCTTCGCCCTCTTGGTTGTCGATCAAGTAGCCGATGTTCGGGTTGTCCGGATCAAAGCCAGCAATCCCCTGGAACCCGCCAAGAATGCGGTAGAGGTTTTTGGGATCGTTGAGATCGAATTCCTGAAACTTCTTCCACTCACTATCACCCGGCAAGCGATAATAGGACGCCACCGTCCCGGAATCGCGATCCTGCACCTGTGTGAAGCGAGGGTTGCCATCACTGTCCCAGCGGTCAACCACCGGGAACTTGCCCCCGCCGCGCAGCACCAGCTGGCGGGCGCCGGTCTTAAGGTTGAACTTGTAGTAAGAACGTGGGCGGAACGCGGCCAAGGGATCGACCCCGGTGCCGTCACCAACCGTAGCTCCGGTACTAACCAGAACGTGGTCCGGCTCTTTGGGTAGCAGGCTGACGATGCCGAAGTTACCATCGACACTGGTAAACTTATTGGATTCAAGACTGTAGGAGTAAGTCTTGTAGTCGCGGACGTCCTCTTCAGGGCCCTTCACCGTCTTGCGGTTGACCTGCCACGCGGTGCCGAAAATGACATCATTGCTGACCCACTGTGCCGCGATGATTTCCATCGGATCGGCGTTGAGGCGGCGCAGCGGCTTTGACAGATCATCGGTGCTATAGATTTCGAGGATATAGTCGGTTTCGCGACCTTCCACCTTATGAACAAGCAGGTGCTTGCCATCGGGCGAAATCTGCACGGCATTTACGACATCGCGAAGCGCCCAGACATCTACGGGGACTGCGCCTTGCGCCTGCGTGGGAGCAGGCATGGCGGTGACGAGACCAAGAGCAGAAGCGCCGATCAGGGCGGCGGCAAATGTGGCTTTGACGAGTTTCATAATCAGTTCTTTCTCGGGGACAGATTGTTGAACCGAACAGGCGAGGCAAGGTTTCGGACGCCAAGGGGCAGCGCCGGATGAATGCCTGCCATTAAACGAGAAATGCGGCCTCTCGACAAGTGCCGAGAGGCCGCATTTTCGTGGTCATTCAAGTCATTCGTCGATTAGAAGCGATACAGCAACTGAGCGAAGAACTCGCGGCCGTCGAGGTTGTAGCCGTTACCGATCGCAGCGTTGGCGATCGACAGCACTTCGCTGCCATCCACCAGCGGCGGATTGCGGTCGAACAGGTTCGTCACACCGGCGATGATGCGAAGATCGCCGTTGTCCCAACGCACCGACGCGGCGTGCTCGAAGTATTCACCGGTGAAGCCAACGTCACGGCACAGGATGCCGTCACCCGGAACCACATTGTTCGGCGTGGTCCCAGTGCGCGACCCACCGCCAAGGCAGGTGTCACCGAAGAAGCCCGTGGTGGGTGTGTTGTTCTCACCAAAGCTGAAGGCGTCCGAGAACGGGTCAACACCAACCGGATCCTGCGCCACCGACCCGATGTAACGCGTCTGCCAGGTGAAGGTGAAGTCATCCAAGCCGACGTTGAAGGTCGCACGGCCGATCCAGCTCGGGAAGCCAAATTCGCCCGCGAAGTCTTCGGTGTCGATATCGCCATTGTCGTTGGTGAACGTGCTTGAACGTTCGATCAGGTGGTTGGCGGTCAGGTTGAGCGACAAGTCGATCTCCTTCTCGCCAATGGTCACCGGGTAGCCGAAGTTCGCGTTCAGATCGATCCCGCGGACCGACTCCTGATCGAGATTGAGGAAGCCCGAAAACACGTCCGAAACCAGACGCCGTTCAACTGTAGAAGAACTGATCCGGTCGCAGAACGGGCTGCGAGTGTCATCGTCACGAGTGTAGCAGTCATTGATGATGAACTGCGCGCTCGGCTCGATGATCGACTGCTTCAACTTGATGTCGTAGTAGTTGAAGTTGAACGAGAATTCGAACCCGCTCGCCCAGTCTTCTTCGAATGCGAAACCGGTCGTGATCGAGCGCGAGGTTTCCGGATCAATGTCAAGCGAACCGCCCGAGGTGATTTCGACGCCCGAGTTCGACTGGGTGTTCAAGCCCTGCGAATCGATACCTACGCGGGTCGGATCACGTCCTTCGCGGCGGCAGTTTGCCAACACTTGCGGTTCGCGGGTTTCGTTGCCCGCGACATAGCCCAGCGCCGGGTCGAACGCCGCGGCAGGAACCGCGCAGGGATCGAACAGCGTCAAGAAGCCCGACTGTGCCAGCAGGAAGTTCTCACGCAGGTTCGGCGCACGGAACGAGGTACCATAGTTGAACTTCACAAGCAGCGGAGACACCGGACGCCAGCCCGCGCCCACCGAGAAGGTGCCGTTCGTGCCATAAAACTCTTCGTCGGTGATACGGCCGGCCGCCTTGACCGTCAGTTCCTCGACCAGAGTTTCGCCAGCCATTAGCGGCGCTTCGATTTCGCCGTAAAGTTCGCGGATCCACTTCGAACCAGCCGCACCGCTATCGGCGAAGAAGGCGAAGTACAGACCGTTGGCCGCCGCGACATTCGGATCCGACTGGATCTTGTCCTCGCGCCATTCGCCGCCAAGCACGACGCCGACCGGGCCCGCAGGCAACTCGAACAGGTCGCCGGTCACGTAGGCCGAGAGCATGGTCTGTTCATAAGTCGTGTCGAAACGACGTTCATCGAACAGGTAATTCCGCTCAGCCGCCGAGGCAAAATCACCGACGAAGGTGTTGAGCAGGCTGGGAGCGAACAAGTTCACCGGGACACAGCCCTCGGTGAGGTCGGACGCAGCTTGACCGGGGTTGGCGAGGCCAGCCGTGTTGCAAACGCCGATCCACTGGGGATCACCGAAGGCACCGAAGATGGAGATTGCGTCATTGTAGTCGTCGGCAACACCGTCGCCATTATTGTCGCTAATGCCGTCGCCATCATAGTCAGCGGTGGGGTCAAGACCGAGCGCGAGCGCGAGGCGGTCTTCGCGAATACCATTGCGGGTCGATACGCCGACCGAGCGCGAATAGGTGCCCGCGACTTCAAAGGTCCAGGTCGAACCGATGAAAGGCAAGTCACCGCGCACACCGATTACGCCGCGATACTGCTCCTGCGTAACTTCGTTGTTATTGCGATCCCCACGGATCGCAATGATCGGCGAAACAGGCAGCGAGAAGCCGGTCGAAAGCGGACGGGTCGCTCCGTTGAAAACCGCCGGGTTGAGGCGGCGCTGGAAGGCATTGTCCGCCGCGCGGCAGTCTTGGCCGTTCGGGTTGGTATCGATGTTGCAGGGGTTGAACGGGTTAAGGTCAGGCACAAACGGGAAAATCTGCGCCTGGAACTGGTTCGGAGCCGAAATTTCCGCACGGGTGAACTGCGCTTCGAAGAACGGCGTAATATTGGCTTCGCCTTCGAAGGTGTATTCACCATAGGCAAAGCCGTTGAACAGTTCCTGCCCGGAGATGAAGGTCGTATCGAGTGTCTCGGGGTTGTTGTTCGAGTTGTTGTTGTAGTCCTGGAAGTCGACATCGC from uncultured Erythrobacter sp. includes:
- a CDS encoding TonB-dependent receptor, yielding MQRFHKASLLAGTIMAGAVFAAPAYAQTETVSGSAEETTESTAIVVTGSRIQRTDLQSTNPVAVVSSEEFRLTGAVNVEQVLNTLPQVLPGVTGFSNNPGNGNVTLNLRNLGATRTLVLVNGRRWMLADTNQLVDANTIPQFLLSNVEVLTGGASAIYGTDAVSGVVNFNLREIEGLELNGTYSLTGEGDGARYQFNAAIGSAFDDGRGAVTLYSSYSRRDPVFQGAREFSRRAAADGCIAPGSADAQGIGRPFSGGIAAANCATRGGELGYLPGGSPTGPIATFVAPAGTFIFNPTGGGSRTFQDPADLYNFAPDNYLQLGQERYLGGAYGRYEFTDGIEAYAEVSFVRNEVPTQLAPTPAGVSAPLFVNSPFFNDQTRAVLNTNPANAALGPNYRDTQVSFRFNQLSGRISNFDRDAFRVLGGVRGDITDSLRFDAYYNYSRTTNTVLQRGNISRSRYINALTVEFVPGSTTELRCQSAAARSAGCVPVNPFGLSLASQGAIDYISVNATNVTTSELINGVASINGELFSLGLGAEDVAFAAGVEYRKVRAEFIPDEFLSSGDVLGFNAGQPTAGSYDVREVFGEVRVPILEDSIIHRLELNGAFRYSDYSLPAIAGTFTYNLGGDLAPFEGLRFRGTYARAVRAPNTQDLFGGASTGFPGAIDPCSDRGPVAQQTAELRAFCIQSGVPAANVFQRSVQPAAQIQANFGGNPNVLEETSDTWTVGAVIQPTFIPRLNVTVDYFNIVIDGTIGVLGGGFANSIDFCFNTIRDPADQLCQPFFGTRNPVNGALGETAGGRNPLIGSANVGRLETSGIDFQVDYSVPLFGGDLSFFYLGTWLDKLRNTPLLLVPERVNINEGTFGAPEYRHNVRVSYSGGPLTASVRWRYEGSTQDFRINNTFTGTTRTGLDPALIPTPYIDAYNYIDLALSADISETLQINAGVNNLFDKQPPILGTAQEQANTLPSFFDVLGRDFFVGVNFRF
- a CDS encoding prolyl oligopeptidase family serine peptidase, yielding MKLVKATFAAALIGASALGLVTAMPAPTQAQGAVPVDVWALRDVVNAVQISPDGKHLLVHKVEGRETDYILEIYSTDDLSKPLRRLNADPMEIIAAQWVSNDVIFGTAWQVNRKTVKGPEEDVRDYKTYSYSLESNKFTSVDGNFGIVSLLPKEPDHVLVSTGATVGDGTGVDPLAAFRPRSYYKFNLKTGARQLVLRGGGKFPVVDRWDSDGNPRFTQVQDRDSGTVASYYRLPGDSEWKKFQEFDLNDPKNLYRILGGFQGIAGFDPDNPNIGYLIDNQEGEDKAALYEFDFTTGKVGKKLFQAEDADVMDIQLHSIPGNDKLVAARYSGRTLERHWFDEEEKALYEALEKQIPNAYQINIASRSIDGKSMIVTNRGPHDPGSFWLVKDGKLAKLGSRNPLINPDQLADVEYIRYKARDGRVIPAYVTKPKGTGPFPLIVLPHGGPQVNEIITYDEWGQLLANAGYMVLQPQYRMSVGWGQDHFDSAYGEHGGKMQDDKDDGALYLVEQGLVDPNRMAMFGWSYGGYAALVAASRDPQIYQCVIAGAAVADAEKQYFGRRDPDLKALDEWSRRRGTIGVNPINEVDKVNIPVLMVHGEDDRRVLYYHLVDYKKKFEAAGKTGEFITLEGADHFYNTLMYTHQQQFYTKMLDYLANDCGPGGL
- a CDS encoding TonB-dependent receptor; the protein is MKKFHSNSIKALAFSASAIAFVIAGPAYAQATEEQPAEEEEQVDVTEGEAAQAEDKASNITVTGSRIVRDTYSSISPLQVLTTENQQAVGAFDPSQILQRSEAAAGQQIDATFNGFVLNNGPGSQTLNLRGLGADRTLILVNGRRLAPAGVEGAPSNPSINLIPASLVDRYDILTDGASSVYGSDAVAGVVNVILRKDFDGLEIQANGNINPQGAGEDYTVSAAWGFNTDRAVFGVGLEYQKRDLVRFADRNFLTGCDANREIDQNGNIRTLGIRDSALVRRNSGGAVTVRDSDCKVGALSGRIFIDATRVGSVYYKPGAGNVIADFSENTGLGNREVDFNGDGIRDVDFQDYNNNSNNNPETLDTTFISGQELFNGFAYGEYTFEGEANITPFFEAQFTRAEISAPNQFQAQIFPFVPDLNPFNPCNIDTNPNGQDCRAADNAFQRRLNPAVFNGATRPLSTGFSLPVSPIIAIRGDRNNNEVTQEQYRGVIGVRGDLPFIGSTWTFEVAGTYSRSVGVSTRNGIREDRLALALGLDPTADYDGDGISDNNGDGVADDYNDAISIFGAFGDPQWIGVCNTAGLANPGQAASDLTEGCVPVNLFAPSLLNTFVGDFASAAERNYLFDERRFDTTYEQTMLSAYVTGDLFELPAGPVGVVLGGEWREDKIQSDPNVAAANGLYFAFFADSGAAGSKWIRELYGEIEAPLMAGETLVEELTVKAAGRITDEEFYGTNGTFSVGAGWRPVSPLLVKFNYGTSFRAPNLRENFLLAQSGFLTLFDPCAVPAAAFDPALGYVAGNETREPQVLANCRREGRDPTRVGIDSQGLNTQSNSGVEITSGGSLDIDPETSRSITTGFAFEEDWASGFEFSFNFNYYDIKLKQSIIEPSAQFIINDCYTRDDDTRSPFCDRISSSTVERRLVSDVFSGFLNLDQESVRGIDLNANFGYPVTIGEKEIDLSLNLTANHLIERSSTFTNDNGDIDTEDFAGEFGFPSWIGRATFNVGLDDFTFTWQTRYIGSVAQDPVGVDPFSDAFSFGENNTPTTGFFGDTCLGGGSRTGTTPNNVVPGDGILCRDVGFTGEYFEHAASVRWDNGDLRIIAGVTNLFDRNPPLVDGSEVLSIANAAIGNGYNLDGREFFAQLLYRF